Proteins co-encoded in one Plasmodium coatneyi strain Hackeri chromosome 7, complete sequence genomic window:
- a CDS encoding Pseudouridylate synthase, with protein sequence MRLHGLLPLILIKLAYSFKVMRIVIPNTSGLNVVDSNFEPKYFTKNKLRFVSPYVYTYKLYTKKRWIGKRIADVLTSEFCAYDLSYIKESIRKGYIKVNKENVSCDYLLQSNDLIQHKLLLFEKPVICNKIIILYEDQNFICVYKSASMPTHPVGFYQYNSLLRILQNYISANLRKGQSDREDNSALTNGKDSHADGNEGDVIKISFNYKKATFKDIPGVGSPSPQDEQPQQGKEHNGDNEADLGNSQIGEHTPEERADNVAENAKKRKQGETFPDDNNCLNESGKNFKKVATNLKGDNTNGDDYLTNQGDLTEEKGKIKLLNEAIQSLDEVGSVPPGSIASDKERNRQKEEKSNADESAKPPVPPTSENVQRRVKQRKSMNNVSKDKQEKDDSYIYTLHRLDKLTSGIVLFGKNKNFSTFFSQNISNNSIKKSYITRVEGDFRTLIRKLMDQKKVINDLENKTLNELVEEYCSVGKDDSPLPFNDGNSFKNDIFLHRNRYCEEGALSGEDDMDTLSSIVRDKRNYLLDEFDVDKFELGGAEGGSVRNVDGRRCNSSRCGGEEDDPLRQHFVVDFGYMYCENKKLLKYVFTKYTQKNHQIAEEYCLKPSITRFMFLAYNPELKESLVLCQPITGRTHQIRAHLKSLSFPISNDAQYNDNFAKEYMDKSVYLHFNEGEQLGEGATHSQDTNGTDIGTCDELSSARPAKRNPDKKENLEKYTHFPLIPFLNTSFHWLYDEKIDLNDTYNEADLNSYFFKKISNITYHSSGIFLHSFRYTWENVFDVFTLLPKWCSLFYLPKGLLTFLLYGSLS encoded by the coding sequence ATGCGCCTGCATGGGCTTCTTCCCCTGATACTAATAAAACTAGCCTACTCATTTAAAGTGATGAGAATTGTTATTCCGAACACGAGTGGACTGAATGTTGTAGATAGCAACTTCGAgccaaaatattttacaaaaaataagttaCGTTTTGTTAGTCCCTATGTGTATACGTATAAGCTCTACACGAAGAAACGATGGATTGGGAAAAGAATTGCAGATGTTTTGACTTCCGAATTTTGCGCTTACGATTTGAGTTACATAAAGGAATCTATAAGAAAAGGGTACATAAAGgtgaataaggaaaatgtgtCTTGTGATTACCTCCTGCAAAGCAACGACCTAATCCAACATAAACTTCTACTCTTCGAGAAGCCAGTCATATgtaacaaaataataattctttATGAAGATCAGAATTTTATTTGCGTGTACAAGTCAGCTAGTATGCCTACCCACCCGGTTGGCTTCTACCAGTATAACTCCCTCCTGAGAATTCTGCAAAACTATATCAGCGCGAATTTACGGAAGGGACAATCAGATCGGGAGGACAACTCCGCACTgacaaatgggaaagatAGCCACGCAGATGGGAACGAAGGGGACGTCATAAAAATCAGCTTCAATTATAAGAAAGCCACGTTTAAGGACATTCCCGGGGTGGGATCCCCTTCCCCTCAGGATGAACAACCCCAacaagggaaggaacacaaTGGTGACAATGAGGCAGACCTTGGGAATAGCCAAATTGGAGAACACACCCCTGAGGAGCGCGCAGATAACGTGGCAGAAAACGcgaagaagagaaaacaaGGAGAAACGTTTCCAGATGATAATAACTGCCTAAACGAGTCaggcaaaaattttaaaaaagtagccACAAATTTAAAAGGCGACAATACCAATGGGGATGATTATCTCACCAACCAGGGAGATTTAACTgaggagaaggggaaaattaagCTGCTAAACGAGGCCATACAATCATTGGACGAAGTAGGAAGCGTGCCACCTGGTAGCATCGCCTCCGATAAAGAGAGGAACaggcagaaggaagaaaagtccAACGCAGACGAATCGGCAAAACCACCTGTACCACCCACATCGGAGAACGTGCAACGCAGGGTAAAACAACGCAAGTCTATGAACAACGTAAGCAAAGACAAACAGGAAAAGGACGACTCCTACATTTACACACTACACAGACTGGACAAGCTAACTTCAGGCATTGTCCTATttggaaagaataaaaactTTTCCACCTTCTTCTCACAGAACATATCAAATAATAGCATAAAAAAGTCCTACATTACAAGAGTGGAAGGAGACTTCCGTACTCTCATTAGGAAACTCATGGATCAGAAAAAGGTGATTAACGATTTGGAGAACAAAACCTTGAACGAGTTAGTAGAAGAATACTGTTCCGTCGGTAAGGACGATTCGCCTCTCCCATTTAATGACGGAAACTCGTTTAAAAACGACATTTTCCTGCACAGAAATAGGTACTGTGAGGAGGGGGCCCTCAGCGGGGAGGACGACATGGATACCTTGTCCTCCATCGTGCGTGATAAGAGGAACTACCTGCTGGATGAATTCGATGTGGACAAATTCGAATTGGGAGGTGCAGAAGGGGGAAGCGTCCGTAACGTAGACGGAAGGCGCTGTAATAGTAGCCGCTGTGGTGGTGAGGAGGATGACCCCCTCCGACAACACTTCGTGGTCGACTTCGGATACATGTActgcgaaaataaaaagctcCTAAAGTACGTTTTTACAAAGTACACACAGAAGAACCACCAAATCGCAGAGGAGTACTGCCTCAAACCAAGCATCACTCGGTTTATGTTCCTGGCGTATAACCCCGAGTTGAAGGAGTCACTCGTTTTGTGTCAACCCATAACCGGAAGGACTCACCAGATAAGGGCCCACCTGAAAAGCCTTTCCTTTCCAATATCGAACGACGCTCAGTATAATGACAATTTCGCTAAGGAGTACATGGACAAATCGGTGTATTTGCATTTTAACGAGGGGGAGCAACTGGGGGAAGGAGCCACACATAGCCAGGACACAAATGGAACAGACATTGGCACATGTGATGAGCTAAGCTCCGCACGGCCCGCCAAGCGCAACCCAGACAAGAAAGAGAACCTCGAAAAATACACCCACTTTCCTCTCATCCCATTCCTAAACACATCCTTCCATTGGCTCTACGACGAAAAGATCGACTTGAATGACACATACAACGAAGCAGATTTGAATagctacttttttaaaaaaattagcaataTCACGTATCACAGCTCGGGCATATTTCTGCACTCCTTTCGGTACACATGGGAAAACGTGTTTGATGTTTTTACGCTTCTTCCAAAGTGGTGTTCTTTGTTTTACCTTCCCAAGGGTCTACTCACGTTTCTGCTATACGGCTCTCTATCgtag
- a CDS encoding 26S proteasome regulatory subunit, whose product MENDIFEKSKNELERIYLNKHVVVHPIVLLSVVDHYNRIASNTKKRVLGTILGEKIDGVVHLTNSYALPFEEDIKDINIFFVDDNYNENLFNMIRKINTREKIVGWYTTGSNIKPNDIFINEIFYKYHHAPIFLLVNVHTDQSVFPVNAYVAIEKAISDNKFRKTFIHIPVTIGAFEAEDVGVEFLLKELKSVSTSTLATKVGDKLSSLKSLIYKLHEISAYLNDILNGNIEMNIKILYNLQNVFSLLPDTENPNLLEAFMVKNNDIMLNVFIGSITRSVIALHNLINNKIENKINAEKKKKQLDGPKEGEEDKDMDKEKEKSKKKN is encoded by the exons atggaaaatgacaTCTTCGAGAAGAGCAAAAATGAGTTAGAGAGAATCTACCTAAACAAGCATGTGGTGGTGCACCCGATAGTCCTCCTCTCCGTGGTGGACCATTACAACCGAATAGCGAGtaacacaaaaaagagaGTGCTTGGCACAATccttggagaaaaaatagacgGCGTTGTACACCTCACAAATAGTTACGCTTTACCATTTGAAGAGGACATAAAAGatataaacatattttttgtcGATGATAATTACAATGAAAACCTTTTCAACATGATACGGAAAATTAACacgagagaaaaaattgttggtTGGTATACGACGGGTTCTAACATAAAACCGAACGATATTTTCATTAATGAgattttttacaagtaccACCACGCACCCATCTTCCTTTTggtaaatgtacacacagaTCAGAGCGTCTTTCCTGTGAATGCCTACGTGGCTATTGAGAAGGCCATCTCGGATAACAAATTCAGGAAGACCTTCATCCATATTCCCGTGACGATAG GAGCGTTCGAAGCCGAGGACGTGGGAGTGGAGTTCCTGCTGAAGGAGCTGAAAAGCGTGTCCACCTCCACCCTAGCCACCAAAGTGGGGGACAAGTTATCCTCCCTAAAAAGCCTCATTTATAAATTGCACGAAATTTCTGCCTACCTAAATGACATCCTTAATGGAAACATCgaaatgaacataaaaattCTTTACAATCTACAAAACGTATTTAGTCTCCTCCCCGATACGGAAAACCCAAACCTTTTGGAAGCCTTTATGGTAAAAAACAACGACATAATGCTGAACGTATTTATTGGAAGCATTACCAGGTCGGTCATTGCGCTGCACAATTTGATAAACAATAAAatcgaaaataaaataaatgccgaaaagaagaagaaacagctCGACGGGCCCAAAGAGGGAGAGGAGGACAAAGACATGgacaaggagaaggaaaaatcgaagaaaaaaaattaa
- a CDS encoding Translation elongation factor gives MASNANLLTVKGEGDYAKLNAFFAEHSYYQNHMLSAQDLKIYNQIKSVICKDKHPHLYRWYKHISSLESYVTDQFKDPSEKAKKAGGSNAPEKKNIPENDDVDNDIDLFGDSNNDDQSILLEKKKQKEEELKKKKQKEKEKNRSILIIEIKPKSIDTDIGKIPKLVKQKIVDENIKWGEEVKKLPVAFGLYKLHMSCIIYDDFVNTNDLMEKIENIDLENEEDKKKRKLILGLDGEDNDANSDEEGDHDGANEDEVNYEDVEDDLDFLVQSAEIISFNKL, from the coding sequence ATGGCTAGCAACGCAAATTTATTAACCGTCAAGGGCGAAGGGGACTACGCCAAACTGAACGCCTTTTTCGCAGAGCACTCGTACTACCAAAATCACATGCTAAGTGCCCAAGATTTGAAGATCTATAATCAGATAAAAAGCGTCATATGTAAAGATAAGCACCCCCATTTGTATCGCTGGTATAAGCACATCAGCTCCTTAGAAAGTTATGTCACAGATCAGTTTAAGGATCCAAGcgaaaaggcgaaaaaagCGGGAGGCAGCAACGCgccagagaaaaaaaacatcccaGAAAATGATGATGTTGATAACGATATTGACCTATTCGGGGACAGCAATAATGATGACCAGAGCATTCTgttagagaaaaaaaaacagaaagaagaagaattaaaaaagaagaagcaaaaggagaaggaaaaaaataggtcCATTTTAATTATCGAAATAAAACCCAAATCAATTGACACCGATATTGGTAAAATCCCCAAACTTGTTAAGCAAAAAATTGTGGATGAAAATATCAAATGGGgtgaggaagtaaaaaaattacccgTAGCTTTTGGCCTGTACAAACTTCACATGtcttgtattatatatgacGATTTTGTCAATACGAATGACTTGATGgagaaaatagaaaacatTGACTTGGAAAATGAGGAggacaagaaaaagaggaagctcATTCTCGGCCTGGATGGAGAAGACAACGACGCCAACAGTGACGAGGAGGGCGACCACGATGGGGCCAACGAGGATGAGGTGAATTATGAAGACGTGGAAGACGACCTGGACTTCTTGGTGCAGTCGGCCGAGATTATTAGCTTCAACAAGTTGTGA
- a CDS encoding Phospholipid or glycerol acyltransferase, giving the protein MIKKFVYHIVAYIIFALHLKIFIANVFYEKWTWDLYHIYFCVATFYVSLLTIYAIAVFCNLKKLDLKNYPAEEIQSCKNNGNKKNIHPYSAFERLDLVNMNFMKLLYGAIFMAPWKIIALIVLAGTNILVCFLFSFFMGKNKEDQEYAIVKIYLKFLKFICRAALWLFGINEIESNYLCDKDWPKNIVANHVSALDPFYFISEHACSFVAKKSLRKDFIVGLSVISLRCVFVYREKSEDRKIALESIKERQQLVEEKKNNFPSFVIFSEGTTSNGKQIIEQKKGAFFSLLPITPVLLVYDYDFFNPAYDILPFTWWLILIASNYQSISLKTYWLPKVYPPDKKKFPKMTEEERINHFHDEVSKIMFENMKKYNPRAPQNIDDYNDWPGSLRIKLEFFQAALGNIATKYLIKEKNRSEKK; this is encoded by the exons atgataaagaaGTTTGTGTATCACATCGTGGCATACATTATTTTTGCGcttcatttaaaaatattcattgCTAATGTTTTTTACGAAAAATGGACATGGGACTTGTATCATATCTATTTTTGTGTGGCCACATTTTATGTTAGTTTGCTGACAATTTATGCCATTGCTGTTTTTtgtaatttgaaaaagttagatttgaaaaattatcctGCTGAAGAAATACAGtcatgtaaaaataatggcaacaagaaaaatatacacccCTACTCCGCCTTCGAGAGGCTGGATTTGGTGAACATGAACTTCATGAAGCTGCTCTATGGCGCGATCTTTATG GCCCCGTGGAAAATAATAGCCTTAATCGTATTAGCCGGGACAAATATTCTCGTTTGTT TCCTCTTCTCATTCTTCATGGGGAAGAACAAGGAAGACCAAGAATACgcaattgtaaaaatttatttaaaatttctcAAGTTCATTTGCAGAGCGGCCTTATGGCTCTTCGGTATTAATGAAATAGAAAGCAACTATCTGTGTGATAAGGACTGGCCAAAAAATATCGTTGCAAATCACGTGTCTGCCCTGGACCCCTTCTACTTTATAAGTGAACATGCATGCAGTTTTGTTGCCAAGAAATCCCTGCGTAAAGACTTCATTGTTGGACTTAGTGTTATATCCTTAAGGTGTGTATTTGTATACAGAGAAAAATCAGAGGATCGAAAAATCGCCTTGGAAAGTATCAAGGAAAGACAGCAGCTcgtagaagagaaaaaaaataatttcccatCTTTTGTTATATTTTCTGAAGGAACCACATCCAATGGGAAGCAAATTATTgaacaaaagaaaggggcctttttttctctcctcccCATCACCCCCGTTTTGCTCGTGTACGACTACGACTTTTTTAACCCAGCCTACGACATTTTGCCGTTCACCTGGTGGCTCATCCTGATTGCGTCCAAT TACCAAAGCATCTCCCTCAAAACGTACTGGTTGCCCAAGGTCTACCCACCAgacaaaaagaaatttccaaaaatgaCGGAGGAAGAACGCATAAATCATTTCCATGACGAAGTGTCCAAAATCATGTtcgaaaatatgaaaaagtaCAACCCCAGGGCGCCCCAAAATATAGACGACTATAACGACTGGCCAGGATCGCTACGTATAAAACTGGAGTTTTTTCAAGCCGCCCTGGGGAATATAGCCACCAAGTATttaattaaagaaaagaatcgaagtgaaaaaaaataa
- a CDS encoding Arginyl-tRNA synthetase — protein MIRAALLILLFRSCLRCFQLKSTVSNYEHLWNVFFPSVRGRSAYVRGLQPVRCIPPRRAANKAHTKRCRGHATGEVQFTRGDVHAILNNQLQYVTKQILQDENVNLPKHCLLEDNKIFDEYEYQSSVILFLEHSLGKGKDVRSEVLRIFEEADAELIDSLHISPNGILNIRVDDAFVLREFLRFYRDGEVHMGTTPVRGDTSNSPPKTENPQSKEKSTVLLDFCGVNMAKNMHMGHLKSLLLGSALSNIFRSLNYSVKCRSHIGDWNMNLAIVLSFFIMFPDEVISGGKLNGRKALINGGAGKGDTVESYKGFTTPCVASGKMNKHAGVEHPMRTDSTQPVVEEQSQNPLEEEMCMNLLSSLKEENFKKGYEQLDPSKWENINLHNIEFAYKMGKKLFTTSDVFKRISKNSLRMMYQKDEKMIALWDNICRNSKRANKEILDKLKIRKLVDKGESFYVKFVPTILRRLENANVVFQLGGKSCLLLKSKGWGVTNMNSVSGNNVSGNNVSGDNVSGNNVSGDNVSGNNVSGDNVSGNNVSGNPITGGWTANRRKDTHVLSSHEDHYDVMQMTQELLEQIRKNDVDELKKNFTLLTLQNDVAFTYAAIDLAAIHYRVVYEKANKIIYVVDENQRKHFMQIFSIAKFAHILPDDVECICLNYGFVLNSENRKMKTKDLCKENISVKDMLENIKSANPNAHYKNEQTNLNKMHKEGFLLSSLIYSYLSVKNYKRNIITNILNNYHVEYLFIINCYKEVSPILGKVNESDYSSLLGMRKNLLIENNLKKLMLHILHFNHVTQEVTHTYSVDRLCSFLFTLSQKMQPLLQSNFVKKFIPHLESTSVHTFLSMLNCLRKGEVQHQVKSAATIAQKRTKNIIDKMTQTELFLLIKNSGLLDLREDKNLPEQSDKIETFIFNRIFEVLIMQAYLTLVGTTFSMLNLQLVKTG, from the exons ATGATTAGGGCCGCTTTGCTAATTCTTCTCTTCCGATCTTGCCTGAGATGCTTCCAGCTGAAAAGTACTGTTTCAAATTATGAGCATCTTTggaacgttttttttcccagcGTAAGGGGAAGGAGTGCCTACGTTAGGGGTCTTCAGCCGGTAAGATGTATCCCCCCAAGGAGGGCGGCAAATAAAGCACACACGAAGCGATGCAGAGGACACGCCACAGGTGAAGTGCAATTTACACGTGGAGACGTGCACGCCATCCTAAATAACCAGCTGCAATATGTCACGAAACAAATCCTGCAAGACGAAAATGTGAACCTACCCAAGCACTGCCTCCTTGAAGACAACAAAATTTTCGACGAGTATGAATACCAATCAAGTGTGATTCTATTTTTGGAGCATTCtttagggaaaggaaaagatgtACGCAGTGAGGTCCTCCGAATTTTTGAGGAAGCAGATGCAGAGCTAATTGACTCTCTACACATATCCCCCAATGGGATACTAAACATTCGTGTTGATGATGCGTTCGTGTTGCGGGAGTTTTTGCGGTTTTACAGGGATGGGGAAGTCCACATGGGGACAACTCCAGTGAGGGGTGACACAAGTAATAGTCCCCCCAAAACGGAGAATCCACAAAGCAAAGAAAAGTCAACTGTTTTGCTAGACTTCTGTGGAGTTAACATGGCGAAGAATATGCACATGGGACACCTCAAGTCGCTCCTTCTTGGAAGTGCACTGAGTAATATTTTCCGTTCCTTGAATTATTCTGTGAAGTGTAGAAGCCATATAGGAGACTGGAACATGAATCTCGCAATAGTCTTAAGTTTCTTTATTATGTTTCCCGATGAGGTAATATCGGGGGGGAAGTTAAATGGGAGAAAAGCGCTTATAAACGGTGGAGCTGGTAAAGGTGACACGGTGGAGTCATACAAAGGGTTTACAACGCCCTGTGTAGCCAGCGGTAAGATGAATAAACACGCAGGTGTGGAGCACCCCATGAGGACAGATTCTACACAACCTGTAGTAGAGGAACAGTCACAAAACCCcttggaggaagaaatgtgCATGAACTTGCTGAGCAGcttgaaggaggaaaactttaaaaaaggtTATGAACAGTTGGACCCAtctaaatgggaaaatataaatttgcaTAACATTGAATTTgcatacaaaatggggaagaagctTTTTACCACGTCGGATGTTTTTAAAAGGATCAGTAAGAATAGCTTACGCATGATGTATCAGAAGGATGAAAAGATGATTGCCTTGTGGGATAACATTTGCAGGAATAGCAAGAGA GCGAACAAAGAAATTTTGGATAAACTGAAAATCAGGAAGTTGGTAGACAAGGGGGAGAGTTTCTACGTAAAGTTCGTGCCGACCATATTGCGGAGACTGGAAAACGCCAATGTGGTTTTTCAGTTGGGGGGAAAGTCATGCCTTTTGTTGAAGAGCAAGGGATGGGGGGTCACCAACATGAACTCTGTTAGTGGTAACAACGTTAGTGGTAATAACGTTAGTGGTGATAACGTTAGTGGTAATAACGTTAGTGGTGATAACGTTAGTGGTAATAACGTTAGTGGTGATAACGTTAGTGGTAATAACGTTAGTGGTAACCCCATCACTGGTGGGTGGACTGCAAACCGGAGGAAGGACACCCACGTACTGAGCAGCCACGAGGACCACTACGACGTGATGCAGATGACGCAAGAACTTCTCGAGCAGATCAGAAAGAACGACGTCGATGAATTAAAGAAGAACTTCACCTTACTGACGCTGCAGAACGATGTGGCCTTCACCTACGCGGCCATTGACTTAGCCGCAATACACTATCGAGTGGTATATGAAAAGGCCAACAAAATAATTTACGTGGTGGATGAAAATCAGAGGAAGCATtttatgcaaattttttctatagcCAAATTTGCACATATTCTCCCAGACGATGTGGAATGTATATGTCTGAATTACGGTTTTGTCCTCAACTcggaaaacagaaaaatgaaaacaaaagaTTTGtgtaaagaaaatatttccgTTAAGGACATGCTGGAAAATATCAAGTCAGCTAATCCAAATGCgcattacaaaaatgaacaaacaaatttgaacaaaatgCACAAAGAAGGCTTCCTCTTGTCCTCCCTCATTTATTCCTACTTGtctgtaaaaaattataaaagaaatataataacAAACATCCTGAACAATTATCACGTGGAGTACCTTTTCATAATTAATTGTTACAAGGAAGTGTCTCCCATTTTGGGGAAAGTAAATGAAAGCGATTATTCCTCCCTTTTGGGAATGAGAAAAAACCTTCTGattgaaaataatttaaaaaagttgatgctgcacattttgcattttaacCATGTCACGCAGGAGGTGACTCACACCTACAGCGTAGACAGATTGTGCTCCTTCCTGTTCACGCTGTCTCAGAAAATGCAGCCCCTATTGCAGAGCAACTTTGTGAAGAAGTTTATTCCACATTTGGAAAGTACCAGCGTTCATACTTTTTTGAGCATGTTAAATTGTTTGAGGAAGGGGGAGGTGCAGCACCAGGTCAAGAGTGCAGCAACAATAGCACAAAAGAGAACGAAAAACATCATCGATAAAATGACCCAGACggaactttttcttctcatcaaGAATAGCGGCCTGCTCGACCTACGTGAAGACAAAAATTTACCTGAACAGTCAGACAAAATCGAAACGTTCATTTTTAACCGAATTTTTGAAGTACTCATTATGCAGGCATACCTCACCCTCGTGGGAACAACATTCAGCATGCTAAATTTGCAACTCGTGAAAACTGGCTGA
- a CDS encoding tRNA (guanine(37)-N1)-methyltransferase has protein sequence PYNYVEASLFSNAQLMFHGFLLLCPLLPLFLEHVISLRKKGKPTLSFVIMPNDVDIKTLSDVKEKVKHEKRTHCLVLNKYRVNDVLKNKEAKIWFLNVFRFPSVLKFREYEGSLIETGQYDGEVLRFIHSYVDGLGGGGTQVSDHMNGQVTDQMTDAPLEDCRIIPLNARFNKALQELLQREGKDVMEGLDMRPEEGDEGDPAQHDVTASDGTVQLNEGATPKDPKDEQCPTLEELFRVIKKEAIKIRIIQLQFGYDNMNTAEILRKVFPSESDVIHKYEMIGHIAHLNFCERFENHKKVIAEIILDKNKSIKTVINKKDTLKNVHRTFNIELLAGEKNYLTMLKENDIKVKLNYELIYWNSKLKKERDRIYDLVQNNSIIVDLFGGVGIFSLHLSKKKCLCFSNDINLHAYNFMNVNIKLNKRKSILTYNLDARAFVHMLLQLNIFSSDTSTLTMELSEQNWRNVSLDFINSPDHNHVDAGKGKKRGSDRDGHVDATPHADATTDKKKKLSHEDTNGPLGERTQGLEVTQQERENTHLERTKNDAKKTEEDAPPNETHKVDINLGIYGDVHVLMNLPQTAFEFLDVFRELLDMYSTDQKDQHGSCRRDQMRNVFIHCYFFSKPELFYEDAERNIRMQLRGLPREMKITEIRKVSPSKLMYVAEFNLKDVL, from the exons CCGTACAACTACGTGGAAGCTTCCCTCTTTTCGAATGCCCAGTTGATGTTTCATGGATTTCTTCTCCTGTGTCCCCTGCTCCCCCTATTCCTTGAGCACGTCATTTCGCTgcgtaaaaaggggaaacccACATTGAGCTTTGTAATCATGCCTAACGACGTTGATATAAAAACTCTATCggatgtgaaggaaaaggtcaAGCATGAAAAGAGGACGCATTGCTTGGTGCTCAACAAATATAGGGTGAATGACGTGctgaaaaataaggaagcGAAAATTTGGTTCCTAAACGTCTTTCGGTTCCCTTCTGTGCTGAAATTTAGGGAGTATGAGGGGTCCCTCATCGAGACGGGGCAATATGACGGGGAAGTCCTGCGctttattcattcatatgTGGACGGGCTGGGGGGGGGAGGCACCCAGGTGAGCGATCACATGAACGGTCAGGTGACCGATCAGATGACTGACGCACCGCTGGAAGACTGCAGGATAATCCCGCTGAACGCGCGGTTCAACAAAGCCCTGCAGGAGTTGTTGCAACGCGAAGGGAAGGACGTCATGGAGGGGCTCGACATGCGCCCGGAGGAAGGGGATGAAGGGGACCCTGCTCAACATGATGTTACTGCTTCGGACGGTACTGTCCAGTTGAACGAAGGGGCAACCCCGAAGGACCCTAAGGATGAGCAGTGTCCCACCCTGGAGGAACTCTTCCgagttataaaaaaagaagccatAAAAATCAGAATCATTCAGCTGCAATTTGGTTACGATAATATGAATACGGCCGAAATTttgaggaaggtgttccccTCGGAGAGTGATGTGATCCACAAGTATGAAATGATCGGACATATAGCGCATCTAAATTTTTGCGAACGTTTTGAAAATCACAAAAAAGTCATTGCAGAGATAATCCTCGATAAAAATAAGAGCATAAAAACGGTTATCAACAAAAAGgatactttaaaaaatgtccacAGAACTTTCAACATAGAATTGCTcgcaggagaaaaaaattatctgaCCATGTTGAAAGAAAATGATATAAAAGTGAAATTAAATTACGAATTAATTTATTGGAATtctaaattaaaaaaggagagggaTAGAATATATGACCTGGTTCAAAATAACTCCATTATTGTGGATCTGTTTGGAGGGGTTGGTATTTTCAGTCTACAcctcagtaaaaaaaagtgcctcTGTTTTTCCAACGATATTAATTTGCATGCTTATAATTTTATGAACGTTAATATAAAAttgaataaaaggaaaagtatcCTCACATACAACTTGGACGCCAGGGCGTTTGTCCACATGTTGCTACAGTTGAATATCTTCTCATCTGACACATCCACTTTAACAATGGAGCTCAGTGAACAGAATTGGAGAAACGTCTCCCTCGATTTTATCAACTCTCCAGATCATAACCATGTTGATgcgggaaaaggaaagaaacggGGAAGTGACCGAGATGGTCATGTGGATGCAACTCCCCATGCGGACGCTACCACtgacaagaaaaagaaactctCCCATGAAGATACAAATGGCCCATTAGGGGAACGCACCCAGGGATTAGAAGTCACCCAACAAGAGAGGGAGAACACCCACCTAGAGAGAACCAAGAATGATGCAaagaaaacagaagaagatgCACCCCCAAATGAAACGCACAAAGTGGACATTAACCTGGGCATCTACGGAGATGTCCATGTGCTCATGAATTTGCCGCAAACGGCCTTTGAATTTTTGGATGTTTTTCGAGAACTCCTAGATATGTACAGTACCGACCAGAAGGACCAACATGGAAGCTGCCGACGCGACCAAATGAGGAACGTGTTTATACACTGCTACTTCTTCTCCAAGCCTGAGTTATTTTACGAGGACGCCGAGAGGAACATACGGATGCAGCTGAGGGGTCTCCCCCGGGAGATGAAGATTACGGAG ATTAGGAAGGTCTCCCCAAGCAAGCTCATGTACGTGGCGGAGTTCAACCTGAAGGACGTCCTTTAG